A single region of the Acetivibrio cellulolyticus CD2 genome encodes:
- a CDS encoding OmpL47-type beta-barrel domain-containing protein translates to MRRKKCSKVLSIAICFCLVFAMIWQNVVFISAEVKLEPRTENFSESPYQDRSKTVEIQDIFDISGISVNTGKVSYSISGDKVILTVSEGVPSRVGPHTKAVTVLEENTYDDFPNLIPYDLDGYIGEISKVDSGYDSIKKLYWAKYFGNVTKAECNFYSYTVNFNYTLNVAPQLSLSSPKSGDFVKDKIDIKGFAKDENISDILDVNYAFDTYTSSTKGTAYISSLISDGKEQDIDNTIEIKHFKLNDGAHTLYMWAVDKRGVRSALVETSFTLDTIPPDAPTLTQDPTTPTNKTVDVTVSYPDDAAVKEIRINGASWGGFDSAAKDGKITVDENGIIEARAIDVAGNISDIGIIKVTNIDKIAPAKPVISQEPVNSIPTNGDVAITIAYPADAAEKLYKVGIDGAWIEYKDSFKLIENETVYAVCTDEAGNKSEEASIVVTNIDKIPPEAPILRADITIPTNQSVNVTVTYPADAAVKEIRINSSAWEKFDTKAKDGKIIMDQNGTVEARAIDAAGNISDIGRLVISNIDKTSPDTPILKPDTTKPTNKSVTVSVYYPGDPVTKEVKIGDDGWKPYDGKPIVVDKNTTIEARSTDDAGNYSPTGRLVVDNIDTTPSTAPVITTSADKTTESPIIATIKPGKDEESGVDRTEYCLAGATTSDWQEYENGSLITITKIGETKINARTVDNAGNVSPVTSKTVTINKSTNGDSNNNNDDRHTPPPQDKNSNDDNNNNKNTNQSYSPVPNITVVDLAVFLSSDKSKYAEGEIIKFAIEYKNKSAETASNVIVKAEIPAYTTVVDLAGGTAKGTAIEWKIAKLAANTSGKIEYKVSVNKLDKAEVSSSNTATVTSTYVTKTEDDSSKTIFLLYSNVNNYHARYIAGYEDNTFRPGNNVTRAEVAAMMYRVLGIDKVESLNRNYSDVKSTHWAYKCINSVTNAGLFMGYRDGSFHPDSYITRAEFATVLANYLKLKNVEHDKINFSDINNHWAKNFIEEIYRVKLIEGYIENGERLFKPDNNISRSEAVTIVNKMLFRGPLSGIRMPFKDVAENHWAYGQILESALDHHFTRAEDDSEIAAVEK, encoded by the coding sequence ATGCGTAGGAAGAAATGCAGTAAAGTTTTGTCAATTGCAATTTGCTTTTGTCTAGTATTTGCAATGATTTGGCAAAACGTAGTTTTTATATCCGCTGAAGTAAAATTGGAACCAAGAACGGAAAACTTCTCGGAAAGTCCGTATCAAGACCGCTCTAAAACTGTAGAGATACAGGACATTTTTGACATCTCGGGTATTTCTGTAAATACAGGAAAGGTATCTTACAGTATAAGCGGAGATAAGGTTATACTAACGGTATCCGAGGGTGTGCCTTCGAGAGTGGGTCCCCATACAAAAGCTGTTACAGTATTGGAGGAAAACACTTATGATGATTTCCCTAATTTGATTCCCTACGATTTGGATGGTTATATTGGTGAAATCTCAAAAGTAGATTCAGGATATGACTCAATAAAAAAATTATATTGGGCAAAGTATTTTGGTAATGTGACAAAGGCTGAGTGCAACTTCTATAGTTATACGGTTAATTTTAATTACACTTTAAATGTTGCGCCGCAGTTATCTCTGTCTTCACCGAAAAGTGGAGATTTTGTCAAGGATAAAATTGATATTAAAGGGTTTGCAAAAGATGAAAATATCAGTGATATACTAGATGTAAATTATGCTTTTGATACATATACATCTAGTACAAAAGGGACAGCTTACATAAGTTCACTAATATCGGATGGTAAAGAACAGGATATAGATAACACAATTGAAATTAAACATTTTAAACTTAATGATGGAGCACATACCCTATATATGTGGGCAGTTGATAAACGAGGGGTAAGATCTGCGCTGGTAGAAACAAGTTTTACACTTGATACAATACCTCCTGATGCTCCGACGCTTACTCAAGATCCTACGACACCTACGAACAAGACTGTTGACGTGACAGTGTCTTACCCCGATGATGCAGCAGTAAAGGAAATCAGAATTAATGGAGCAAGTTGGGGGGGATTTGATAGTGCCGCAAAAGATGGAAAAATAACGGTGGACGAAAATGGAATTATAGAAGCAAGGGCTATAGATGTAGCCGGGAACATTTCCGATATAGGTATAATTAAAGTTACGAATATAGATAAAATAGCTCCGGCAAAGCCAGTTATATCTCAGGAACCAGTTAATAGCATTCCTACTAATGGAGATGTTGCGATAACTATTGCGTATCCTGCCGATGCAGCTGAAAAGCTTTATAAAGTAGGTATTGATGGTGCATGGATAGAATACAAGGACTCGTTTAAACTTATTGAAAATGAGACGGTTTATGCAGTATGTACGGACGAAGCTGGGAATAAAAGCGAGGAGGCTTCTATTGTTGTTACAAATATAGACAAAATTCCTCCGGAGGCTCCAATATTGAGAGCCGATATTACAATACCAACAAACCAGAGTGTTAATGTGACAGTTACTTATCCTGCTGATGCAGCAGTAAAGGAAATCAGGATAAATAGTTCTGCATGGGAGAAGTTTGACACTAAGGCAAAAGACGGGAAAATAATAATGGATCAAAACGGAACTGTAGAAGCAAGGGCTATAGATGCGGCTGGAAATATATCAGATATAGGACGTTTGGTTATAAGTAACATAGATAAGACATCGCCAGATACACCTATATTGAAGCCAGATACTACAAAGCCCACAAATAAATCGGTTACTGTATCAGTTTATTATCCTGGGGATCCAGTTACAAAGGAAGTTAAAATAGGGGATGATGGTTGGAAACCATATGATGGAAAGCCTATTGTAGTAGACAAAAATACAACAATTGAAGCAAGATCTACGGATGATGCCGGAAATTATTCTCCAACAGGTAGACTTGTGGTTGACAATATTGATACTACACCTTCTACAGCGCCTGTAATAACAACCAGTGCGGACAAAACCACAGAATCGCCAATAATAGCAACAATTAAGCCTGGAAAGGATGAAGAATCTGGAGTTGACAGAACGGAATACTGTTTAGCTGGTGCAACAACTAGTGATTGGCAAGAATATGAAAATGGAAGTCTGATTACAATAACAAAAATAGGAGAAACCAAGATTAACGCAAGAACAGTTGATAATGCAGGTAATGTTTCGCCTGTTACAAGTAAAACAGTAACTATTAATAAATCAACAAATGGTGACAGCAACAATAATAATGACGATAGGCATACACCTCCACCTCAAGATAAAAATTCAAATGACGATAATAACAATAACAAAAATACCAATCAATCTTACTCACCTGTACCGAACATTACGGTTGTTGATTTGGCTGTTTTTCTAAGCTCGGATAAATCCAAGTATGCTGAAGGTGAGATAATTAAATTTGCTATTGAATATAAAAATAAATCAGCTGAAACAGCATCTAATGTAATTGTAAAAGCTGAAATCCCTGCATATACAACTGTTGTTGACCTGGCAGGTGGTACTGCAAAAGGAACAGCAATTGAATGGAAAATTGCAAAGTTAGCTGCTAATACTTCAGGTAAAATTGAGTATAAAGTTAGCGTAAATAAGTTAGATAAGGCTGAAGTAAGCTCCTCAAACACAGCTACAGTTACTAGTACATATGTGACAAAGACGGAGGATGATTCATCCAAAACCATATTCCTGTTATACTCAAACGTAAATAACTATCATGCCAGATATATAGCAGGTTATGAAGATAATACATTTAGACCGGGCAATAATGTTACCAGAGCTGAAGTTGCTGCTATGATGTATAGAGTGCTTGGTATTGATAAAGTGGAATCACTGAATAGGAATTATTCTGATGTGAAAAGCACGCACTGGGCATATAAATGTATAAATTCAGTTACAAATGCAGGTCTGTTTATGGGCTATAGAGATGGTTCATTCCATCCTGACAGTTATATAACAAGAGCAGAGTTTGCTACGGTGCTTGCAAATTATCTGAAACTTAAGAATGTTGAACATGATAAAATAAACTTTTCAGATATAAACAATCACTGGGCAAAGAACTTCATTGAAGAGATATACAGAGTTAAATTGATAGAAGGATATATTGAAAACGGTGAAAGGTTATTCAAACCTGACAATAATATCTCAAGAAGCGAAGCAGTAACTATTGTTAATAAAATGTTGTTCAGAGGACCACTTTCAGGAATAAGAATGCCCTTTAAGGATGTTGCTGAAAATCATTGGGCTTATGGGCAAATCCTTGAAAGTGCTTTGGATCACCATTTCACCAGAGCAGAAGATGATTCGGAGATAGCAGCAGTTGAAAAGTAA
- a CDS encoding stalk domain-containing protein, whose protein sequence is MGRNLLRILVLLLVVSTMQITTKASTENLDVRINDVDVNFNTYPCLIDNRVMIPVREVFETFGFEVGWDDKDRTAICTKDNNKVLFDVGKGCLVIDGKDVMVNPGLPVINGRVLAPEEMIEKGLGIEVKLDKKEGIVYFSEKSTGDISVSGSDNVVAKGEDIIVNISRSHSIDKVNEIITEADKLYDESNLVGAINKYKEVLKNISWAKNPEEYIYVMNNLGCSYVKLSSAINSEENLIKAISLFEEVLEKVDDNKFAYERAYTYKLSAAAYMSLSSVRDMESNASKAMSEIDEALKFFNKKDYPYDYANIQNIKGINFTQLSVTNSMEENIKKAFECFDEALGIFTEKDCPAEFAYTRFMQGIAYTYYFRVRGENESLDKGIAAFKDATKYITTDSDPEKYARIQTNLGNLYLQYLMVIPNEENINNAVKAYEEGFKFYTLERYPFQYAANQNNLGFAYFISYAGDTNREKLEKGLKALDEASKVFTIGDYPFCYGLVSVNRGRIYTALENIGDGENNCKKAISFFQEALKVFTSDKYLFYNSEASVHLATAYATLADYCDFEDNLMKAIDYYNKALDFYTLEGYPVYYGDINNSLGRAYYNLALAKNAGDNFNKAINSYECSQKVFNEGSFPYMYLYSIMGMGDVYRNFALLDNTVENSQKSIGEYKKVLNSEYKMDRPLCNEYMQVYIAVNYLNMSKAADKEKNLSNAIDICNKLLGIKEIQDDSYLYGYTNYNLAQAYLELADLGESELNLKKALEFNSKALELLNTEDNRFYHLMLVKNAGDIYQTKADIRDKEENLLKSLNSYNEVLDALQGEVRNFEQLYISVASAKISALNKLAQIKDRAKNLEEAFKLCDECQDKYSVEEWPLAYAGFCDLKGDLYDSLSIIENRNENIMKGMEHYDKALKVYTFEKYPSVYQEIVKKRNNMAKD, encoded by the coding sequence TTGGGGAGAAATTTACTGAGGATACTGGTTTTATTACTTGTTGTTTCAACAATGCAGATAACAACAAAGGCAAGTACAGAGAATTTGGATGTTAGAATAAACGATGTAGATGTAAATTTTAATACATATCCTTGTTTGATTGATAATAGGGTTATGATACCTGTAAGGGAAGTATTTGAAACTTTTGGTTTTGAAGTTGGATGGGACGATAAGGATAGGACTGCTATATGCACAAAAGATAACAATAAGGTTTTATTTGATGTAGGTAAGGGTTGCTTAGTTATTGATGGGAAGGATGTAATGGTAAATCCAGGATTACCTGTAATCAATGGAAGGGTCCTTGCGCCGGAAGAAATGATTGAAAAGGGTTTGGGTATTGAAGTTAAGTTGGACAAGAAAGAAGGAATAGTTTATTTTTCAGAAAAAAGCACCGGGGATATTTCTGTTTCAGGCAGCGATAATGTTGTTGCAAAGGGCGAAGATATAATAGTTAATATTTCGAGGTCGCATAGTATTGATAAAGTGAATGAAATTATAACAGAGGCAGATAAACTATATGATGAAAGTAATCTAGTTGGTGCCATTAATAAGTATAAAGAAGTGCTTAAAAATATTTCATGGGCGAAAAATCCGGAGGAATACATTTATGTAATGAATAACCTTGGATGCTCTTATGTAAAACTATCATCAGCGATAAACAGCGAAGAAAATCTGATAAAGGCAATTTCACTGTTTGAAGAAGTTTTGGAAAAAGTTGATGATAACAAATTTGCATATGAGAGAGCTTACACCTATAAATTATCAGCGGCTGCTTATATGTCATTGTCTTCGGTAAGGGATATGGAAAGCAATGCTTCAAAAGCTATGTCGGAAATTGATGAGGCATTGAAGTTTTTTAATAAAAAAGATTATCCTTATGATTATGCAAATATTCAAAATATAAAAGGAATAAATTTTACTCAGCTTTCAGTTACAAATAGTATGGAAGAAAATATAAAAAAAGCTTTTGAATGTTTTGATGAGGCTTTAGGAATATTTACAGAGAAGGATTGCCCGGCTGAATTTGCATATACGCGATTTATGCAAGGTATAGCTTATACTTATTATTTTAGGGTGAGGGGGGAAAATGAGTCATTAGATAAGGGAATTGCTGCATTTAAAGACGCTACCAAGTATATTACTACGGATAGTGATCCTGAAAAATATGCTCGAATCCAAACTAACCTTGGGAATTTGTACCTGCAATACTTGATGGTTATACCGAATGAAGAAAATATCAACAATGCTGTTAAAGCCTACGAGGAAGGTTTTAAATTTTATACATTGGAAAGATATCCTTTTCAGTATGCGGCTAACCAGAATAACTTAGGTTTTGCATATTTTATATCTTATGCTGGTGATACCAACAGAGAAAAGTTGGAGAAAGGGCTTAAAGCATTGGACGAAGCATCTAAAGTATTTACTATAGGCGATTACCCTTTTTGCTACGGACTCGTGAGTGTAAACAGGGGACGAATTTATACTGCATTAGAAAATATAGGAGATGGTGAAAACAACTGCAAAAAAGCTATAAGCTTTTTTCAGGAAGCACTGAAGGTTTTTACGTCGGACAAGTATTTGTTTTATAATTCAGAAGCTAGCGTGCATCTAGCAACAGCATATGCTACTTTGGCAGACTATTGTGATTTTGAAGATAATTTAATGAAGGCTATAGATTATTACAATAAAGCATTGGATTTTTATACTCTTGAAGGCTATCCTGTTTACTATGGTGATATAAACAATAGTCTTGGAAGAGCTTATTATAATCTTGCGTTGGCCAAAAATGCAGGGGATAATTTTAACAAAGCTATTAATTCATACGAGTGTTCACAAAAAGTCTTTAATGAGGGAAGTTTCCCATATATGTATTTGTATTCTATTATGGGAATGGGTGATGTATATCGTAATTTTGCACTTTTGGATAATACGGTGGAAAACAGCCAGAAGTCTATAGGAGAATATAAAAAGGTTTTGAATTCAGAGTATAAGATGGATAGACCTCTCTGTAATGAATATATGCAGGTTTATATTGCAGTAAACTATCTCAATATGTCAAAAGCAGCAGATAAAGAAAAGAATTTGAGTAACGCTATTGATATCTGTAATAAGCTTTTGGGGATTAAAGAAATTCAGGATGATTCATATCTTTATGGTTATACAAATTATAATTTGGCTCAAGCTTATTTGGAATTGGCAGACTTGGGTGAAAGTGAACTGAATCTTAAAAAAGCTTTAGAGTTCAATAGTAAGGCACTTGAGCTTTTGAACACGGAAGATAACCGTTTTTATCACTTGATGTTAGTTAAGAATGCTGGAGATATTTATCAAACAAAAGCAGATATTAGAGACAAAGAAGAGAATCTTTTAAAATCCCTGAATTCATATAATGAAGTTTTGGACGCATTGCAAGGTGAAGTGAGAAATTTTGAACAACTTTACATAAGTGTTGCTAGTGCTAAAATAAGCGCTCTAAACAAACTTGCTCAAATAAAAGACAGAGCGAAGAACCTGGAAGAAGCATTTAAGTTGTGTGATGAATGTCAGGATAAGTATTCGGTTGAGGAGTGGCCTCTAGCTTATGCGGGTTTTTGTGATCTCAAGGGTGACTTATATGATAGCCTATCAATAATTGAAAATAGAAATGAAAATATTATGAAGGGAATGGAGCACTATGATAAGGCTTTAAAAGTTTATACATTTGAAAAGTATCCGTCAGTATATCAGGAGATTGTAAAGAAAAGGAATAATATGGCGAAGGATTGA
- a CDS encoding stalk domain-containing protein has protein sequence MKSKALGAFLIAIIIITSFSCVLAEDKKLILDNGGNSLNAPQIVIDKTVYVSAVPALEFLGWNVVLNSFERSVSCTKDKSQLIFKAGSTEVSLDSKTIILDKPVAISDGIIYVPSKFIAREFGVQIRWKNKENLIILSEYDEDNVYIEGEGNIVIAGNGIIVNVFEPYTTDTIYDMLGYADRLLKKNDAEEAIESYRDILENITSDDNPELYEHVLINISNAYCLMAEMKDVKKNITFAIDHYEKALELYKAENVFDSNASVLNNLGNAYRVLYEITGDRKDLDRSADLINQALKTYDGKGFWLDNALVNYNLGLTYHDLGLKDEACKSLNEAILLYKKALDLYTLEADSYTCAMIHYNLGNIYTIISETEDPEMNLKGSIAAYEEALKAWSVESYPRNYAKVHKRIGEAYRRMYRINGGIESLKLAMTEYQESLRLFSLRKYPVDFAKTYTDIGDMYLELSYFEDDYKMLFEAITSYHKALKVFGPVDYPVYCEYIGGKLAQVYRILIMKMML, from the coding sequence ATGAAAAGTAAAGCATTGGGAGCATTTTTGATTGCAATAATTATTATAACCTCTTTTTCATGCGTTCTTGCAGAGGATAAAAAACTAATACTGGATAACGGTGGGAATTCATTAAATGCTCCGCAAATAGTAATAGACAAGACTGTATATGTTTCAGCAGTACCGGCGTTGGAGTTTCTTGGATGGAATGTGGTGCTAAATTCTTTTGAAAGATCTGTTAGCTGTACAAAGGATAAGAGTCAGCTCATTTTTAAAGCAGGTAGTACTGAAGTAAGTCTGGACAGTAAAACTATAATACTTGACAAGCCTGTAGCTATTTCGGATGGTATTATTTATGTACCGAGCAAGTTTATAGCCAGGGAGTTTGGAGTACAAATCAGGTGGAAGAACAAAGAAAACCTCATAATCTTATCAGAGTATGATGAAGATAATGTATATATTGAGGGAGAAGGAAATATAGTTATAGCTGGGAACGGTATCATTGTGAATGTTTTTGAGCCTTACACAACCGATACGATATATGACATGCTTGGTTATGCAGACAGGCTTCTGAAAAAGAATGATGCTGAGGAAGCTATTGAGAGTTACAGGGACATTCTTGAGAACATAACTTCTGATGACAATCCCGAATTATATGAGCATGTATTAATTAATATTAGTAATGCATATTGTCTTATGGCTGAAATGAAAGATGTCAAGAAAAATATAACATTTGCAATTGATCATTATGAAAAGGCACTTGAACTTTATAAAGCAGAAAATGTTTTTGACAGTAATGCTTCTGTTCTAAACAATCTTGGAAATGCTTACAGGGTTTTATATGAGATTACTGGTGACAGAAAAGATTTGGACAGGTCTGCAGATTTAATAAATCAGGCATTAAAAACTTATGATGGAAAAGGTTTTTGGCTTGATAATGCGTTAGTTAATTATAATTTAGGTTTGACATATCATGACCTTGGGTTAAAGGACGAAGCTTGTAAAAGCTTGAATGAAGCAATTCTTTTATACAAGAAAGCTCTGGACCTATATACATTAGAAGCTGATTCTTACACTTGTGCAATGATACATTATAACTTAGGGAACATCTATACAATAATTTCTGAGACTGAAGATCCGGAAATGAACCTTAAAGGGTCGATAGCAGCTTATGAAGAAGCGTTAAAAGCATGGAGTGTGGAAAGTTATCCCCGAAATTATGCTAAAGTACATAAGCGCATAGGAGAGGCATATAGGAGAATGTATAGGATTAATGGGGGCATTGAAAGCCTAAAACTTGCCATGACTGAGTATCAGGAGAGTTTAAGGCTGTTCTCTTTAAGAAAGTACCCGGTAGATTTTGCAAAAACTTATACAGATATAGGCGATATGTATTTAGAGTTATCCTACTTTGAAGATGATTATAAAATGCTGTTTGAAGCTATTACTTCGTATCATAAGGCACTAAAAGTTTTTGGGCCTGTTGATTACCCTGTTTATTGTGAATATATTGGAGGGAAATTAGCTCAGGTTTATAGAATTTTGATAATGAAAATGATGTTATGA
- a CDS encoding glutamate-5-semialdehyde dehydrogenase yields MDIKEVAYLAKKASIKLAAADTELKNKSLNEIARLIELRKEEIFKANQEDIQRSEKENLASPLLKRLKFDDNKLSEVISGIKSLIELPDPVGKTIASSELDEGLELYRVSCPIGVIGVIFESRPDALVQISTLCLKSGNSVLLKGGREAINTNKVLAEIIRDASESVGIPSGWIQLLETRDDVNEMLKMDEYIDLIIPRGSNEFVRYIMENSNIAVLGHADGICHCYVDAGADVKMAVGIVVDSKTQYVAVCNATETLLVHKDAAKEFLPILKAEMQKKNVELVGCDRTRAIIDVPAATEEDWKTEYLDYKLSIKVVDSAEEAIDHINTYGSGHTDSIISSNKENVELFMNLVDSGNVFWNCSTRFSDGFRYGFGAEVGISTNKIHARGPVGLDGLLIYKYKLVGNGHIVADYASKARNFTHKKIDKDFKL; encoded by the coding sequence ATGGATATTAAGGAAGTTGCATATCTTGCAAAGAAGGCATCGATTAAGCTCGCAGCAGCTGATACTGAACTTAAAAATAAATCCTTGAATGAAATTGCAAGGCTGATTGAATTACGAAAGGAAGAAATCTTCAAAGCAAACCAGGAAGATATTCAAAGGAGTGAAAAAGAAAACCTTGCTTCTCCACTATTAAAGAGGCTTAAGTTTGACGACAACAAATTATCCGAAGTTATTAGTGGGATAAAAAGCTTGATTGAGCTTCCAGATCCAGTTGGAAAAACAATTGCTTCATCTGAACTGGATGAAGGGCTGGAGCTTTATAGAGTGAGCTGTCCTATTGGTGTAATAGGGGTGATATTTGAATCAAGACCTGATGCTTTGGTTCAGATATCAACGTTGTGCTTGAAAAGCGGTAATTCTGTGCTTTTAAAGGGTGGAAGAGAAGCTATAAATACTAACAAAGTACTAGCTGAGATAATTAGGGATGCTTCAGAAAGTGTAGGCATTCCATCAGGCTGGATACAGCTTCTTGAAACAAGAGATGATGTAAATGAAATGCTCAAAATGGATGAGTATATAGATCTGATAATTCCTAGAGGCTCTAATGAGTTTGTCAGATATATTATGGAGAATTCCAATATTGCTGTTTTAGGTCACGCAGATGGTATATGCCACTGTTATGTTGATGCTGGAGCAGACGTTAAAATGGCTGTCGGAATTGTTGTTGATTCCAAAACCCAATATGTAGCAGTATGTAATGCCACTGAGACTTTACTTGTGCATAAGGATGCAGCAAAAGAGTTTCTACCTATCCTAAAGGCTGAGATGCAAAAAAAGAACGTTGAACTTGTTGGCTGTGATAGAACAAGAGCTATAATAGATGTGCCTGCTGCAACTGAAGAAGATTGGAAAACCGAATACCTTGACTATAAATTGTCGATAAAGGTTGTAGATAGTGCAGAAGAAGCAATAGATCATATAAATACTTACGGTTCAGGGCATACCGATTCAATTATATCAAGCAATAAAGAGAACGTTGAATTGTTTATGAACCTTGTTGATTCTGGAAATGTATTCTGGAACTGTTCTACACGTTTTAGTGATGGCTTCAGGTATGGTTTTGGCGCAGAGGTAGGAATAAGTACAAATAAGATACATGCAAGAGGACCGGTCGGATTGGATGGTCTGTTGATATACAAATACAAGCTTGTAGGAAATGGACACATCGTTGCTGATTATGCCAGCAAAGCAAGAAACTTTACGCACAAGAAGATTGATAAGGATTTTAAATTGTAA
- a CDS encoding S8 family serine peptidase yields MLDIAIIDDGINEGLYCLNSLKYNIEITQNLEIITRDGYDKYSSSHATICAAIIKKFAPEASISSVKILNDKRRCLCKQLIKAIEWCIAKTVKIVNLSLGTIYFDDYPELLKIINYAAKEGVIIIAACSNQRVMTYPSSCTNVIGVKTDFTYKLKGEGYIYNFYPYDGIDITSCSVFDLVKYNGGVSRSDLCNSYATPFITAKVYEIVKGNPYITVDGVKAKLIDGSVNRKDKTEQSHLIKNVDWVEKALLINLNNLTIQLPKYNHNYKIVDQINLKCDCYCSAIKNIRNLLDETKRIIVEFDTVILNANNFACVHEKCASEDLLNEIISRGKNVVYLDDNEINKELKLSGISEKTKIWHPSIFNYLDNPATRSMGIPLICVNDFMGDKLMELLDELGKKFRNDKYNVVLASDTCIGNLFGINYSPLFNRSKFNKYDPARLQTLCGLYNPDVIIYGINAISKDFDYFKYKNSSFEVDIEIVITENYDEINKFINFCWDKNSQLALLIPEKSFRDKELCTNKNITIFDLCSKSFINDLYKYIISFYNDN; encoded by the coding sequence ATGCTGGATATCGCAATTATTGATGATGGAATAAATGAAGGACTATATTGTTTAAATAGTCTAAAATATAATATAGAAATTACTCAGAACCTTGAGATAATAACTAGAGACGGATATGATAAGTATTCTTCAAGTCATGCCACAATATGTGCAGCAATAATAAAAAAGTTTGCTCCTGAGGCATCGATTAGCAGCGTTAAGATTCTGAATGATAAGAGAAGGTGTCTATGTAAACAGCTAATAAAAGCAATAGAGTGGTGTATTGCGAAAACAGTGAAAATAGTTAATTTAAGTTTAGGGACTATTTATTTTGATGATTACCCAGAATTGCTTAAGATTATTAACTATGCCGCTAAAGAAGGGGTAATTATTATTGCGGCGTGCAGTAACCAACGTGTAATGACTTACCCATCAAGTTGTACTAACGTAATAGGTGTAAAAACAGATTTTACGTACAAACTCAAAGGAGAAGGATACATTTATAACTTTTATCCGTATGACGGTATTGATATTACAAGCTGCAGTGTATTTGATCTGGTAAAATATAATGGAGGAGTATCTCGCAGTGATTTATGCAACAGTTATGCTACTCCATTTATTACTGCAAAGGTATATGAAATTGTAAAAGGAAATCCGTATATTACTGTTGATGGCGTTAAGGCAAAGCTTATTGATGGGTCAGTGAATAGAAAGGATAAAACTGAACAGTCACACTTAATTAAAAATGTAGATTGGGTAGAAAAGGCTCTTTTGATTAATCTTAATAATCTTACAATCCAACTTCCTAAATATAATCATAATTATAAAATAGTTGATCAAATCAATTTAAAATGTGATTGTTATTGTAGTGCTATAAAAAACATAAGAAATTTACTGGATGAAACCAAAAGAATTATTGTGGAATTTGATACGGTTATTTTAAATGCTAATAATTTTGCTTGTGTACATGAAAAGTGTGCGAGTGAGGATTTATTAAACGAGATAATTAGTAGAGGTAAAAATGTGGTTTATCTTGATGATAATGAAATAAATAAAGAGCTGAAGCTTTCTGGTATAAGTGAAAAAACAAAGATTTGGCATCCATCTATATTTAATTATTTAGACAACCCTGCTACAAGGAGTATGGGTATTCCATTAATCTGTGTGAATGACTTTATGGGTGATAAGCTTATGGAGTTACTAGATGAGCTTGGTAAGAAGTTTAGAAATGATAAATATAACGTAGTACTAGCAAGTGATACATGTATTGGAAACTTATTTGGAATAAATTATTCACCGCTTTTTAACCGATCAAAGTTTAACAAATACGATCCTGCCAGACTTCAAACATTGTGTGGATTATACAATCCTGATGTAATTATTTATGGGATCAATGCAATTTCCAAAGATTTCGATTATTTTAAATATAAAAATAGCTCTTTTGAAGTAGATATAGAAATTGTTATAACTGAGAATTATGACGAAATCAACAAGTTTATAAACTTTTGTTGGGACAAAAACAGTCAATTAGCACTGCTAATACCTGAAAAATCGTTTAGGGATAAAGAATTATGCACCAATAAAAATATTACAATTTTTGATTTATGTAGCAAATCCTTTATAAATGACCTATATAAATATATAATTAGCTTTTATAATGATAATTAA